In Desulfovibrio inopinatus DSM 10711, the sequence GCCGGAAGAAGGGAATAGTTCCACGGATTGCAAGGCGAGGAATCGAATCCTCTGAACGCCTTGGTCGTCACCGCTGGGTTGTGGAGCGAACGTTGGCTTGGTTGAATCGTTTTCGAAAGCTACGCATCCGCTACGAACGAAGTGCTGACGCTTATCTTGCACTGTGCGTCTTGGCTTGCTCCGTCATTACTTTGAGGTTTTGTTAGTTGCTCTTAATGCCATGTCCACGATTGTCTCCGGTATGTATTTCTATAGCCAAACAGGACCTTCTGTTGAGCTTTCCGCAAATCTTGGAGCTCGATATAAAAATTCCGTTTCATTTTGTACTGCAAGTGCAGGTGTGGAAACATATTTAGAATTGGGACCAACACTGAAATGGGATTTATTGAATAATGGTGCTGTGAAAAGTATGCTCGGTGAATTGATCGATGTTGCCAAGCTTCAGAATTTGTTGTCATTTAGAATTGATCCGATCCATTGGACCATATGGGAGTTTCCGTGGTCGGGATCGTGCTCAAGGCCGGGGAAGCTTGAAGTTGCCGGTATGCTTCCAAAGTATACTCACTCGCTTGGATCGCATGCAATTGGTGAGACAACATCCTATTAATTGAAAAATACAGGTGATTTGCCCGTTTCTTGGAATTTGGAAATCCCTCACGCGCCTTCAGCCCGCGTATTGTTTGCAGACAAAATGAGCGGATATTTAGACGGTGGAACAGAAGAAACGGTGACTATCGGCTTTGATGCGTCGGATTGGGATGTCGGCAGTTATAAACTCCCTGTTATCTTCAAACAGGAAAGGGATGAAAGATTTAAAGGCTCAATTACGGTTGACGTCATTCCTCCTTCTTTTATTGCTCCACAATTCGATTCACTCGTCCAAAATGGGGCGAGGGCTTTGAAAGCAGCTTGGTCTTATGCCGATGGAGAAACAGAGAAATTTGTTCGCGGATATGATGTGTATATAACGGATGATAATTGGGACTCTTTTAATACGTATACTGTTGCTGGATCTGATGTAACGTCGTTGAATATACCGATTCCAAAACGTGCTGACGATGGATCCGGAAATGGAGGCATTACCTATGCTGTAAAAATTGCAACGTACTCCGATTTCGAAGGCAACCCTCCTGCGTCAGGTGAACTCTCCAGATACGTTCCTTTTACCGCCGGTCTGTCCAATCTTCCCGACACCGGCATCACGAAATGTATCAACGGCTTCTCACCTTCGAAATTTATCACCTGCCCGCTACCCGGCGAACGCTACTATGGTCAGGATGCTCAGTACTCCTCCAACCCGCTTTCCTATTCCGACAACGGCAATGGCACGGTCACCGACAACATCACTGGGTTGATGTGGCAACAGGCGGATGATGGGGAAGAACGCAATTGGGATGATGCGAAAGCGTATTGCGAGGGCTTGACATTGGCCGGCCATTCCGACTGGCGGCTGCCGAACCGGCATGAGTTGTTTCAGCTTGTCGACAAAGGGCGATATCATCCCGCTATCGATCCAGTGTTTTCCTGCCGACTCGCTAATTATTGGTCAAGTAGCCTTTCTCCGGGGGCTTCCTTCGACGTCTTTGGCGTGGAAGGTGTGAAATTCGTTGTCGGCACCACGAGCGTCAACTATACGTACGATACGAATAATTACGTCCGTTGTGTTCGCCCCGGACCATGAATTGCTTTGATCCTTTGCTTCTTTGGTTGCGACAATGGCTCAAGATGAATATTTTACGATATTCAAAACGATGATGGGACTTGCCTCGCGTATTGAACACTGTGAGGTCCATTTTTCCAGAGCGTACAAGTAGCACTGGGAAGCGAATGGCTCTAGGGTCTTGAGCGAATCAATATTCATCTGGTTTTGGCCAAGAAGATGCAAGCGTTTTCGAGTAAAGAACAGTTCGCTCGGGCTTCGTGTCTTATCATGGGCATGGTTAAACCAAAGCTCATTAATGAGCCTCTTTGTTTCAATGATAAAAAAGGATACCGTCATGGTGTTATTTACCCGTCTGTCGGTCTTGCGATGTCTTTGCCGCGTTGTCCTATGTCTTGTCATGTTGACGGTGTCGCCTGTGTGGGCTGAATACCAGGTTAATGGGAACGTGGTGCTGGACACGTCCACCAACCTGATCTGGATGCAAGCGGACGACGGTGTCCAACGTACCTGGAGGGAAGCACTGGCCTATTGCGAGAACTTGACGCTGGCGGGGACATCCGACTGGCGGTTGCCCAATATCAATGAACTCGAATCGTTGGTTGATCTAGAACGGATAGCTCCTACTATCGATCCGGTGTTTTCCTGCAGAGTCGATAGTTTTTGGTCAAGCAGCCCCTATGGGGGCAGTTCTTACAGCGTCTGGTTCGTGGACTTTCATTCCGGCAGCGCGCCCTACGGCGAAAATACGATCGCTATCCGGAGTGTTCGTTGCGTTCGCTCCGGACCATGAATTTTTTTAACCCTTTTCTTTTTGGTTCTTTGATTTGATGACCACGTCCAAGAATAACGAGGTGAAGGCGTACGGGATGATATGGGCGTATCGCCTCCATGCGGGGGCTGGTGGCATGACGTGAAACGAGGGAGATCAAGATCACTCTCACACGAACGTTCTTGATTTCCCTCCAAGGTCGGAACACGCGGTGTTTTTTCTTTTTCTCGGCGTTTCATGATGCCTCCGACGACAGGAGAAGAGAGCGTTGTGAACTTCATGGGGAGAGAATCCGCACCCCATCGGGGGGACGGGGGGAAGATCTTTTTCTTCTTTCCTTGCCTCAGAGACGTCATATCACTATAATGAATGCATCGAATGCAGAGCAAGGGAAGCACTGCATAATTGCCCCCTGGCTTCGTTGCTTCAGAAAAGCCAGAAACTCACGTATGTCTCAATACGCTTCGTTCCTGTCTTTTCTTTGCGCCTCGCCAGGGAACAATTCTACAGCACTTCCAAGCATTGAGTTAATCAGCGTTTCCCAAGGTGATGACATGCCCATAATGACCATCAGAAATATCCCCGACGACGTACATCGCGCTTTTCGAATACGAGCAGCCATGCACGACGCAGCATGGAAGCAGAAGTTCGCGCTATCCTCGAACATGCTGTAAAAACAGAGGGACGACCAAAGCTCGGTTCCATGTTGGCTGATATTGGACGCCAAACACACCTGACAGATGAAGAATTTCCCACCCTCGAACGCGTGCGAGACAAAACGCCGACTCTCCCCGTACACGTTGAATGATCATACTTGATACCAACGTTATTTCAGAACCGCTTCGTCCAATCCCCGGCGTTTCACGACAGCACTGAACAGTCTCCCATTACAGCCGTAATACCCGACAAATCCACTTTCTTACGAGCTGCATCAAGATCATAATTCGCTTGCATCGCGAGCCAGCTTTCAGGGGTGCGCCCAAGACTTTTTGAAAGGCGCAACGCCATTTCCGGAGAGACCGCACTTTTGCCATTCAGGATTCGTGTGAGGGTAGATGGGGCGATACTGAGCATCGCTGCCAGTTTGCGGCAGCTAAGATTGTACTCAGCCATATAGACAGAACGGATCAGTTCGCCGGGATGCGGGGGATTGTACATCGTCATCAGTGATAGTCCTCATAGTTCAAAATATAAGCATTCCCATTGGAGAATTCAAAGGTAAGACGCCAATTGCCGTTAACAGTTATGGACCAAATGTTCGCGCGGTTTCCTTTGAGTTCGTGCAACCTGAATCCGGGAAGATTGACGTCTTCCACGTTATGCGCCGTGTCAATGACGGAAAGCTGTATTCTGAGCCGCTTGGAATGCTTGGCCTGTATCCCGGCCGTTGAGCCGGTTCGATAAAATTTTTCCAGGCCCTTGTGTTTGAATGTTTTGATCATTGTTTTATACAAGAGTGTTGCACACTGCGCAACATATTGTCAATATGGCTTGAAACGCTCGTCTCCCCACCCAGTTGCAGCATGCATTACGGTCATCCGGGGAATGGATTGCAATGACAAAAAATACCAATTTTATCAAAAAAAACGCTTGACGCTTCCTTCTTGCCGGGAGTATCCCCATGCCCATGAATACCTCTTACGTGACCGCCAACTTTTTTGGCTTCTTTTGGTTTTATTTTTGGTTTAGCCGCGCTCGTGGTCACGGGAGGGGTGCTGCTTAACTTCGCGTTACGCACATAATCGCCTCACCAGGGCCGCGGGCAACCAAGCCAGCGGCCCTTTTTTTATGCGGTTTACGGCTCAGGTTGCATGCGACCCTTAACCTTCAACCTCACAACACGGGAACAGGAGACACAGCCATGCTTATCGGAAAAGCCGTACGGAAAGAACGCATTTTCAATCGCAATACCGACCGCACCATCATCGTCCCCATGGATCACGGCGTCACTGTCGGGCCCATCGACGGATTGCTCGACATGCGGGAGGCGATTAATAACGTCGCCGAAGGCGGAGCCAACGCGGTCCTCATGCACAAAGGCCTGGTGCGATGCTCGCATAGAGGAAGAGGACGCGATGTTGGCCTGATCATTCACCTTTCCGCTTCTACCACCCTCTCTCCTTTCCCCAACGCAAAAATCCTGGTCGGTTCCGTCGAAGATGCTCTGAAACTCGGAGCCGATGCCATCTCTCTCCATGTCAACCTGGGCGACGACACCGAACGCCACATGCTCGAAGACTTCGGCCGCATTACCTCCAAAGCCACCGAATGGGGTATGCCGGTTCTGGCCATGATGTATGCTCGCGGTCCCAAAATTGAAAATGAATACGATGTCGAGGTCGTGAAACATTGCGCTCGCGTCGGTGAAGAAATCGGTGCCGATGTGGTCAAAGTCAACTACACCGGCGACATGGATTCTTTCAGTAAAGTTGTTGAAGCCTGCTGCATTCCGGTTGTTATTGCTGGTGGTCCCAAGGCGAACAATGCACGCGACATCATTCAAATGGCACATGATTCCGTTATGGCTGGCGGCGCCGGGTTGTCCATTGGCCGCAATATCTTCCAATACAAACAACCAGCTCGTATTGTTCAAGCCCTGCATGGCGTTGTTCATCTCAATTGGGAAGTGGATCAAGCTATGGAACTCTTGCAAGACTAAGGAGCATTGCCGTGAAAGAAGTTTGGTTCAAAGCCATCCCCTTCGATAAGACGTTGGTCACTCTGGCCCTTGAATCCGGAGTCGACGGACTCGTTGTTGAAGAGCAGGATGTTGACACTGTCAAATCTCTTGGTCGGGCAAATACCTTGACACCGCAAGAGCTGTCATTGGTGTGCCTGGAAGATAAATCCGATGAAGAACGGGCCGTCACCTGTCTGCGCATGGGCGAAAAAACCCTTTTGGGCGACGGTTGGGAAATTATTCCTGTTGAAAATATTCTGGCGCAAACCACCGGTCTCGGCGTTGAAGTGAAAGACTTGGCGCAGGCTCGGTTGGCCGCTGGAATTTTGGAACGCGGTGTCGATTGGCTGCTCGTGTTGCCCGAAGGAGCCACCGATCTCAAACGTATTGTCGCTGAAGTGAAATTGAGCATGGGTAAGATTGAATTGACGCCGGCTACGGTCACGGAAATTACAACCGTTGGGCTGGGACATCGTGTCTGCGTCGATACCATGAGCCTGCTCAAGAAAGGGCAGGGGATGCTCATCGGCAATTCGAGCGCGTTTTCCTTTCTTGTTCATGCCGAAACCGAATCGAATCCCTACGTGGCTGCTCGCCCATTCCGCATCAATGCGGGAGCGGTGCATGCCTACGCCACGATGCCTGGAGACAAGACGACCTATCTCGAAGAAGTCGGTTCGGGAGATGAAGTGCTTATCGTATCGGCAAACGGCGATACGACGTTGGCGACGGTTGGCCGGGTTAAAGTGGAAGTCCGCCCCATGCTGCTTATCAAAGCCAAAGTGGGCGACACCGAAGGCGCCGTCTTTTTGCAGAATGCTGAAACCATCCGCGTGGTTGGCAAAAACGGCGAGCCTATCAGTGTCGTTTCCCTCAAGGAAGGCGATGAAATCTTAGTGCGTACCGATGCTGCCGGCCGTCACTTTGGCATGCGCATCGAAGAAGAAATCAAGGAAGGCTAAAATGGCTGACGAGAAACGTCCCCTCACAGCCGAATCCAAAACGCCCGTCCTTGATGATGCATACCTGGCGCGGGTACGTGATGAAATCGATCATATTGATGACGAGGTCCTCGCGTTGTTGAACCGGCGAGCCAAGGTGAGTCGCGAAGTCGGCCGGCTTAAAGCCGACAGCGCTGAACCCGTGTTTAAACCATTTCGAGAAACAGAAGTATTGCAACGGCTTATTGAGAAAAGCGAAGGCGATCTTCCCGAAGAGCATTTGCGTAGTATTTATCGGGAAATCATGTCGTCGTCGCGACGTTTGCAGCGCTCGCAGAAGGTTGTCTACCTCGGCCCCGAAGGCACCTTTTCCCATTTTGCTGGGCAGGCGTATCTTGGGCGCAGTGCCGAGTTCGAACCATGTAATACGATTGCCGATGTGTTTGCCGCCGTTGCCTCTCGCGAGGCCGAACTAGGGGTTATTCCTCTGGAAAATTCGCTTGAAGGCACCGTCGGACAAAGCCTGGACTTGTTTCTGCGCTACGAAGTTTTTGTGCAAGCCGAAGTGTTTTGTAAAATTAGCCATGCACTCCTCAGCAAGGCCGAGTCAGCCGCGGGGCTCACTGCCGTGTATTCGCATCCTCAGCCTCTTGCACAATGCGCGGGTTGGTTGAGACAAAACCTCCACTCGGCAACGCTGTTTCCCATGGACAGCACAGCCGCATCCGCTGCCAAAGTGGCCCATATGGAGCCGAATGTTGCCGCTATCGGGCACATCAAATTGGCGGAGATGTACAATTTGAACGTGTTGGCAACGCATATTGAAGACTTGCCTGATAACTGGACGCGTTTTCTCATTATTGGCCCAACAGAAACACGGGCCGGCAACCGTGACAAGACATCGATCCTGTTTTCTTTGCCGGATAAACCCGGTTCGCTGTCATCGGTTTTGGCGCTGTTGGCCAAAGAGGGCATCAATATCACGAAACTCGAGTCTCGTCCGTTGCGAAGCGAAAAATGGAAGTATGTCTTTTTTGCGGACCTCGAATGCGACCTGAACAAAGACGAATATAAGGAAATGCTGACCGTCCTCAGACAAGGCACACATACCTTGCGCGTGCTCGGTGCCTATCCGGCAGGAACGTATATTGACGTGACATCGGGCGGCATTGTGGAGAAAAGCAGTTCTTAGCCTCCGGCGGTTCTGCACTCACTTTTTCAAATGTTGTCAAGAAAAGTAAGTGCAGAAAATCTTCAAAAACTTTTAGCGGTTATAGCGTGAGACAAGAATGCAAGGTTGATTATTTGAGAGAGAAAATAATTCAGCCAAAACGGCAAACGCTCTTGTCGTCATATTTGGGCACAGAGTGATCGCCATAGACGTTTCAGGCTACGGCGCAGGGAAAAGGCGTTTTCCCCCAAATAAAACGCCTTTTCCCCGCGCCGCAAGCCGGAGGATATATGTTCACCATTGATATTCAAGCTCCCGCCTCGAAATCCGTGTCACACCGCACGTGCATTGCGGCGGCCATGGCTGAAGGCCAGTCCCAAATTTCCGGGGTGCTCGAAAGCAATGATCTCATTGCAACACGCGCTTGCCTGGGCGCGGCAGGTGCCGTTTTCGAAGGTGAAGACGGAGCCTATACGGTGACTGGTGTCGCCGGAGTCCCCCAGGGCGGAACAGACGAGCCGGCCAATCTCGATATGAACGAATCCGGCACATCGTGTCGTCTGCTGACCGCCATTGTGGCTGCCGGCCGCGGATCATTCCTTGTGCACGGCCGCGGACGTCTGCATGACAGACCCATCGGCGACTTGGCCAATGCGTTGACGAAACTCGGCGTAACGGTCCATTGGCGAGAAAAAGTCGGTTGCCCGCCGTTGGTGATTGAAACGTCGGGACTTTCCGCCGGAACGACATCCATTTCACTCGAAGAGTCGAGCCAGTACTTGTCCGGTTTGCTCATGGCTGCTCCTATGGCCGCTGGGCCGGTAACCATTGAGGTGACGGGTAAAAAAGTGGTTTCCTGGCCGTATGTCGCGCTTTCCCTCATGGTTATGGATGATTTTGGTATTGATTTTTCCGTTGAAGGCAAAACGGATACCGGCTTCATGCCGCTTGACTGGCGTGCACTTGAGACCGTGGTGCCGGGACAAATCCGTTTCCAAGTGAAACCGAGTGTCTATACGGCACGAACCTATGTCGTGGAAGGCGATTGGAGCAACGCCTCGTATTTCTTGGCAGCAGGCGCGCTGGGCAAGCATCCGGTTCGCGTCAATGGTTTGCGTCGGGATTCGCTGCAGGGCGATAAATCCATTTTGGATATTCTTTCCACGATGGGAGCAACCGTTGAATGGAATGATACCGGAGATGCCGTCACCGTGACAGCCGAGAAACTGCATGGGGCCGAACTCGATATGGGGCATTGTCCTGATCTCGTGCCGACGGTCGCCATGGCCGCCTCGCAGGCCTCAAGTCAGACGACAATCCGCAATGTTGCCCACTTGCGCATTAAAGAATCGGACCGTCTTGAGGCGGTTGCCAATGAAATTTCCAAACTCGGCGTGCCGGTACAGACGTTTGATGATGGTCTGACTGTTACACCGTCCGGCGATGTTTCGGGGACGTCGTATGATTTCTGCACATACGACGACCACCGCCTGGCCATGAGCATTTCGTTGCTTGAATTGGCCGGCGTCAATGTACGACTGGATAATCCCAAATGTGTGGATAAATCGTTTCCGGAATTTTTC encodes:
- a CDS encoding DUF1566 domain-containing protein encodes the protein MSGYLDGGTEETVTIGFDASDWDVGSYKLPVIFKQERDERFKGSITVDVIPPSFIAPQFDSLVQNGARALKAAWSYADGETEKFVRGYDVYITDDNWDSFNTYTVAGSDVTSLNIPIPKRADDGSGNGGITYAVKIATYSDFEGNPPASGELSRYVPFTAGLSNLPDTGITKCINGFSPSKFITCPLPGERYYGQDAQYSSNPLSYSDNGNGTVTDNITGLMWQQADDGEERNWDDAKAYCEGLTLAGHSDWRLPNRHELFQLVDKGRYHPAIDPVFSCRLANYWSSSLSPGASFDVFGVEGVKFVVGTTSVNYTYDTNNYVRCVRPGP
- a CDS encoding DUF1566 domain-containing protein, with translation MVLFTRLSVLRCLCRVVLCLVMLTVSPVWAEYQVNGNVVLDTSTNLIWMQADDGVQRTWREALAYCENLTLAGTSDWRLPNINELESLVDLERIAPTIDPVFSCRVDSFWSSSPYGGSSYSVWFVDFHSGSAPYGENTIAIRSVRCVRSGP
- a CDS encoding FitA-like ribbon-helix-helix domain-containing protein; translated protein: MTIRNIPDDVHRAFRIRAAMHDAAWKQKFALSSNML
- a CDS encoding HigA family addiction module antitoxin, coding for MTMYNPPHPGELIRSVYMAEYNLSCRKLAAMLSIAPSTLTRILNGKSAVSPEMALRLSKSLGRTPESWLAMQANYDLDAARKKVDLSGITAVMGDCSVLS
- a CDS encoding type II toxin-antitoxin system RelE/ParE family toxin, which codes for MIKTFKHKGLEKFYRTGSTAGIQAKHSKRLRIQLSVIDTAHNVEDVNLPGFRLHELKGNRANIWSITVNGNWRLTFEFSNGNAYILNYEDYH
- a CDS encoding 2-amino-3,7-dideoxy-D-threo-hept-6-ulosonate synthase, producing the protein MLIGKAVRKERIFNRNTDRTIIVPMDHGVTVGPIDGLLDMREAINNVAEGGANAVLMHKGLVRCSHRGRGRDVGLIIHLSASTTLSPFPNAKILVGSVEDALKLGADAISLHVNLGDDTERHMLEDFGRITSKATEWGMPVLAMMYARGPKIENEYDVEVVKHCARVGEEIGADVVKVNYTGDMDSFSKVVEACCIPVVIAGGPKANNARDIIQMAHDSVMAGGAGLSIGRNIFQYKQPARIVQALHGVVHLNWEVDQAMELLQD
- a CDS encoding 3-dehydroquinate synthase II family protein, encoding MKEVWFKAIPFDKTLVTLALESGVDGLVVEEQDVDTVKSLGRANTLTPQELSLVCLEDKSDEERAVTCLRMGEKTLLGDGWEIIPVENILAQTTGLGVEVKDLAQARLAAGILERGVDWLLVLPEGATDLKRIVAEVKLSMGKIELTPATVTEITTVGLGHRVCVDTMSLLKKGQGMLIGNSSAFSFLVHAETESNPYVAARPFRINAGAVHAYATMPGDKTTYLEEVGSGDEVLIVSANGDTTLATVGRVKVEVRPMLLIKAKVGDTEGAVFLQNAETIRVVGKNGEPISVVSLKEGDEILVRTDAAGRHFGMRIEEEIKEG
- the pheA gene encoding prephenate dehydratase, translated to MADEKRPLTAESKTPVLDDAYLARVRDEIDHIDDEVLALLNRRAKVSREVGRLKADSAEPVFKPFRETEVLQRLIEKSEGDLPEEHLRSIYREIMSSSRRLQRSQKVVYLGPEGTFSHFAGQAYLGRSAEFEPCNTIADVFAAVASREAELGVIPLENSLEGTVGQSLDLFLRYEVFVQAEVFCKISHALLSKAESAAGLTAVYSHPQPLAQCAGWLRQNLHSATLFPMDSTAASAAKVAHMEPNVAAIGHIKLAEMYNLNVLATHIEDLPDNWTRFLIIGPTETRAGNRDKTSILFSLPDKPGSLSSVLALLAKEGINITKLESRPLRSEKWKYVFFADLECDLNKDEYKEMLTVLRQGTHTLRVLGAYPAGTYIDVTSGGIVEKSSS
- the aroA gene encoding 3-phosphoshikimate 1-carboxyvinyltransferase, with protein sequence MFTIDIQAPASKSVSHRTCIAAAMAEGQSQISGVLESNDLIATRACLGAAGAVFEGEDGAYTVTGVAGVPQGGTDEPANLDMNESGTSCRLLTAIVAAGRGSFLVHGRGRLHDRPIGDLANALTKLGVTVHWREKVGCPPLVIETSGLSAGTTSISLEESSQYLSGLLMAAPMAAGPVTIEVTGKKVVSWPYVALSLMVMDDFGIDFSVEGKTDTGFMPLDWRALETVVPGQIRFQVKPSVYTARTYVVEGDWSNASYFLAAGALGKHPVRVNGLRRDSLQGDKSILDILSTMGATVEWNDTGDAVTVTAEKLHGAELDMGHCPDLVPTVAMAASQASSQTTIRNVAHLRIKESDRLEAVANEISKLGVPVQTFDDGLTVTPSGDVSGTSYDFCTYDDHRLAMSISLLELAGVNVRLDNPKCVDKSFPEFFTRWDVIRRANVD